One Methylocaldum marinum DNA window includes the following coding sequences:
- a CDS encoding DUF2288 domain-containing protein, with product MYDEELRRKLAAETGRIAWPELQRHFARGVLIVVGPELDLVEAAARIAEDDRAVVQEWIRGGQVVRANDDHARHWSDSECTLWAVVVAPWVLVQESRPLRVH from the coding sequence ATGTATGATGAAGAATTGCGCCGGAAACTTGCGGCGGAAACAGGCCGGATCGCATGGCCGGAGCTGCAGCGCCACTTCGCCAGGGGCGTCTTGATTGTCGTTGGGCCGGAATTGGACCTTGTCGAGGCCGCCGCGAGGATAGCCGAAGACGATAGAGCCGTTGTGCAGGAATGGATACGCGGGGGACAGGTCGTTCGGGCCAACGATGACCACGCCCGGCACTGGTCGGATTCCGAATGTACCTTGTGGGCCGTGGTCGTCGCACCCTGGGTATTGGTGCAGGAAAGCCGGCCGCTGCGGGTGCACTAG
- a CDS encoding autotransporter assembly complex protein TamA: MRWIFLLACLVWCAPVRSVEQVEVAVEGLDERLERNVRALLTIVQTESVNDPHRIRIAHERAPDEIRKALEPFGFYRPKIDASLTRDGARWRGLYRIDPGDPIKLDEVDIRLAGEGIGLPEFKRLISAFPLKRGDVLEHTRYEKGKETFSEVAAEFGFFDARFTRAEILVYLADYRSEIHLHFDTGKRYRFGAISFSETPLKPGLLERFVNFSPDEPFRAATLVTLQKNLLDSSYFSKADVLSHPEQNDAEGVPVSVDLTMQPKTRYQAGAGYGTDTGPRVTLGYRNRYLNRHGHSVYANLRLSLIQTELDALYAIPLKRPEKDQLGFGARIGTQNTLAGTADIARIGVVRSTGRWGLREVLSLDLQRERFNVGEGPQTAVLLIPGVAYTWLESDDVLNPDRGARIDLIGNGAWQDLLSDVSFFKLRLNAKGIYSLGERNRLIARAQVGYIATDEFGKLPLTQRFYAGGDKSVRGYRLNEISARNADGDRIGGRYLTFGSFEYERTLFGSWGVAAFYDIGRAANDFDEPFSHGVGLGARWRSPIGPVRLDFAVPLSSSKDSFQVHLILGPDL; this comes from the coding sequence GTGCGGTGGATTTTTTTGCTCGCTTGCTTGGTGTGGTGCGCACCGGTCCGGAGTGTCGAACAGGTCGAGGTTGCCGTCGAGGGGCTCGACGAGAGGCTGGAGAGAAATGTCCGCGCCTTGCTCACGATCGTGCAGACGGAAAGCGTGAACGATCCTCACAGGATTCGGATCGCGCATGAGCGGGCACCGGACGAGATCCGAAAAGCGCTGGAGCCGTTCGGATTTTACCGTCCGAAAATCGATGCGTCGCTGACCCGCGACGGAGCACGTTGGCGGGGGCTCTACCGCATCGATCCGGGAGATCCGATCAAGCTGGACGAAGTCGACATCCGGTTGGCGGGCGAAGGAATCGGGCTCCCTGAATTCAAAAGGCTGATTTCGGCATTTCCGCTCAAGCGGGGGGATGTGCTCGAGCATACCCGCTACGAGAAGGGCAAGGAAACCTTCTCCGAAGTCGCGGCCGAATTCGGTTTTTTCGACGCGCGCTTCACGCGCGCCGAAATTTTGGTGTATCTCGCGGATTACCGATCGGAGATCCATTTGCATTTCGATACCGGCAAGCGTTACCGCTTCGGCGCTATCTCGTTCTCGGAGACGCCGCTCAAACCCGGCTTGCTCGAACGTTTCGTCAACTTCAGTCCGGACGAGCCGTTTCGCGCGGCAACCCTGGTGACGTTGCAGAAAAACCTGCTCGACAGCAGTTATTTCTCGAAAGCGGATGTGTTGTCCCATCCCGAGCAGAACGACGCTGAAGGGGTGCCGGTCTCGGTCGATTTGACGATGCAGCCGAAAACGCGATACCAGGCCGGCGCGGGCTATGGAACCGATACCGGGCCGCGCGTCACTCTGGGCTACCGTAATCGCTACCTGAATCGGCACGGCCACAGCGTCTATGCCAATCTTCGGCTGTCGCTGATCCAGACCGAGCTGGATGCGCTCTACGCCATTCCGTTGAAACGTCCGGAAAAGGATCAGCTCGGCTTCGGCGCGCGAATCGGTACCCAGAACACCCTGGCCGGAACGGCGGACATCGCGCGTATCGGCGTCGTGCGTTCGACCGGGCGCTGGGGGTTGCGCGAAGTCTTGTCGCTGGACTTGCAGCGCGAGCGCTTCAATGTGGGCGAGGGGCCACAGACCGCGGTTTTGCTGATTCCCGGCGTGGCTTACACGTGGCTGGAATCGGACGATGTGCTGAATCCCGACCGCGGTGCGCGGATCGATCTGATCGGCAACGGCGCCTGGCAAGACCTGCTTTCCGACGTTTCGTTTTTCAAGCTGAGGCTGAACGCAAAAGGGATCTATAGCCTGGGCGAGCGTAACCGGCTGATCGCGCGCGCCCAGGTCGGCTATATCGCGACCGATGAATTCGGAAAATTGCCGCTCACGCAGCGCTTCTATGCCGGCGGCGACAAATCGGTACGCGGCTATCGTCTCAATGAAATCAGCGCGAGGAACGCGGACGGTGATCGCATTGGCGGGCGTTATTTGACCTTCGGCAGCTTTGAATACGAGCGGACTCTGTTCGGGTCCTGGGGCGTGGCCGCGTTTTACGACATCGGAAGGGCCGCCAACGATTTCGACGAACCGTTCAGCCACGGTGTCGGCCTGGGAGCCCGCTGGCGCTCGCCCATAGGTCCTGTCCGACTCGATTTTGCCGTACCCCTGTCGTCCTCGAAGGATTCCTTTCAGGTGCACCTGATTCTCGGTCCCGATTTATGA
- the lysM gene encoding peptidoglycan-binding protein LysM, protein MGLFDFARDIGHRLFTEDGQAARKIEDHINDNNPGIKNLKVDFRDSIAYLSGEAESVEALQKATLMAGNIKGVEVVKAEGVKLPAGVASPEDAETFDQTQYYIIQPGDTLSKIAQQFYKNPNKYSKIFEANREVIKDPDLIFPGQKIRIPTEH, encoded by the coding sequence ATGGGACTTTTCGATTTTGCACGGGACATCGGACACCGGCTTTTTACCGAGGACGGCCAAGCCGCTCGAAAAATAGAAGATCACATCAACGACAATAATCCGGGCATCAAGAACCTGAAGGTGGATTTTCGGGACTCCATCGCCTATCTCTCCGGCGAGGCGGAGTCCGTGGAAGCTCTGCAGAAAGCGACGCTGATGGCCGGCAATATCAAAGGCGTCGAAGTAGTAAAGGCTGAAGGCGTAAAGCTGCCGGCGGGGGTAGCCAGCCCGGAGGATGCGGAGACTTTTGACCAAACCCAGTATTACATTATTCAGCCCGGCGATACCCTGTCCAAGATCGCCCAGCAGTTCTACAAGAATCCCAACAAGTATTCGAAGATTTTCGAGGCCAATCGCGAGGTTATCAAAGATCCGGACCTGATCTTTCCGGGTCAGAAAATCCGAATTCCGACCGAGCATTAG
- the motA gene encoding flagellar motor stator protein MotA, with protein MFVIIGYIIVVGAILGGFLMAGGHIGVLIQPNEAVIIFGGALGAFIVSSNPKVLKAVVGALIGALQGSKYNQAFYLETLTLLYRIFNKVRQNGLLSIEVDIEIPDQSEVFKSAPKVLADRHAVEFITDYLRLMTSGSLDVHQIDNLMDIDIETHHEEGHLPIQALQRLADGMPAFGIVAAVMGVVHTMESVGLPPAELGKLIAAALVGTFLGILVAYGFISPLAGLLEQRLAESTKYYQSIKAGLIASMNGYAPATAVEFARKSMFSAERPEFSVLEKHLKDSR; from the coding sequence ATGTTCGTCATTATCGGCTATATCATCGTCGTGGGCGCCATTCTGGGCGGTTTTTTGATGGCGGGAGGCCATATCGGCGTACTCATCCAACCGAACGAAGCCGTCATCATCTTCGGCGGCGCACTCGGCGCATTCATCGTTTCGAGCAATCCCAAGGTCTTGAAAGCCGTCGTCGGCGCATTGATCGGCGCTTTGCAGGGCTCCAAATACAACCAGGCGTTTTACCTCGAAACCTTGACGCTCTTGTATCGGATTTTCAACAAGGTCCGTCAGAACGGCCTGTTGTCCATAGAAGTGGATATCGAGATACCGGATCAAAGTGAAGTGTTCAAATCCGCGCCCAAGGTACTGGCGGACCGTCATGCGGTCGAATTCATCACCGATTATTTACGCCTGATGACCAGCGGTAGTCTGGACGTCCATCAGATCGACAACCTGATGGATATCGATATCGAAACCCACCACGAGGAAGGCCATTTGCCGATACAGGCGCTGCAGCGCCTGGCGGACGGAATGCCGGCGTTCGGTATCGTTGCCGCGGTCATGGGGGTGGTGCACACCATGGAGTCGGTAGGCCTGCCGCCGGCGGAGCTCGGCAAGCTCATCGCCGCCGCACTGGTCGGCACCTTTCTCGGTATTTTAGTCGCTTACGGCTTCATCAGCCCGCTTGCCGGGCTTCTTGAGCAGCGCCTGGCCGAGTCGACCAAATACTACCAGAGCATCAAGGCCGGGCTGATCGCTTCCATGAACGGTTACGCGCCCGCCACGGCCGTGGAGTTCGCTCGCAAATCGATGTTTTCGGCGGAACGTCCGGAGTTTTCCGTATTGGAAAAGCACCTTAAAGACAGTCGTTAG
- a CDS encoding DUF423 domain-containing protein → MHRLFLILGAIAGFLGVAMDAFGAHGLRAVLDEYHLSIFRTGVSYQMWHAFGLALVGVMLRLFPDMRLLIGAGWFMLAGIVLFSGSLYLLSITGMRGLGWITPFGGMSFLAGWLLFGLSAWRLERN, encoded by the coding sequence ATGCATAGACTCTTTCTTATCCTCGGCGCCATCGCCGGATTTCTCGGCGTAGCCATGGACGCGTTCGGCGCGCATGGCTTGCGCGCCGTTCTGGACGAATATCACCTGTCGATTTTTCGAACCGGTGTGTCCTATCAGATGTGGCACGCCTTCGGGCTAGCCCTGGTCGGCGTGATGCTCAGGCTATTTCCGGACATGAGGCTCCTGATAGGGGCCGGGTGGTTCATGTTGGCCGGTATCGTGCTTTTTTCCGGGAGTCTTTATCTCTTGAGCATTACCGGGATGCGAGGGCTCGGCTGGATCACGCCCTTCGGAGGAATGTCATTCTTGGCCGGCTGGCTTCTGTTCGGTCTCTCGGCTTGGCGGCTGGAACGAAACTGA
- the htpG gene encoding molecular chaperone HtpG produces MTVAESKVTMGFEAEVKQLLHLMIHSLYSNKEIFLRELISNASDAADKLRFTALGNDALYEGDSELKIRIEYDKNARTLAITDNGIGMTRDEVRENIGTIARSGTRRFFESLTGDEAKDSQLIGQFGVGFYSAFIVADKVTLETRKAGLEAAQGVRWESSGEGDYTLETIEKPEHGTKITLNFREGEDEFLDGWKLRSIIRKFSDHISLPILMKKEAYGEEQPADEWETVNSASALWAKSKDDISEEQYNEFYKHVSHDFQEPLARLHSRVEGNNEYTLLLYIPSHAPFDMWDRDAKHGVKLYVRKVFIMEGSEKLMPRYLRFMRGVIDSDSLPLNVSREILQENALLEKIRSGAVKKVLGQLEDMAKNEPEKYQAFWKEFGQVIKEGPIEDFKNRDRIAKLLRFSSTHNDSEVQNVSLEDYIGRMKEGQDKIYYITAESYAAAKNSPHLEIFRRKGLEVLLLHDRVDDWLVSYLTDFEGKHLESVAKGDLDLGELADEEDKKHTEEAGKAFQPVIDKIKQTLGDKISDVKISARLTDSPACLVSETYGMSRTMERIMKSAGQNVPSSKPIFEINPDHPLVNRLKDEADESRFADLTHILYDQAMLSEGGQLEDAAAFVRRLNGLLQNVLH; encoded by the coding sequence ATGACCGTAGCAGAAAGCAAGGTAACCATGGGATTCGAAGCTGAGGTTAAACAGCTTCTGCACCTGATGATTCATTCCTTGTACAGCAACAAGGAAATCTTCTTGCGCGAACTCATCTCGAACGCATCCGACGCCGCCGACAAGCTCCGTTTCACGGCGCTCGGGAACGATGCGCTGTACGAAGGCGACAGCGAGCTGAAGATTCGGATCGAATACGACAAGAACGCCCGCACCCTGGCCATTACCGATAACGGCATCGGCATGACGCGGGACGAGGTCCGGGAAAACATCGGAACCATCGCCCGCTCCGGCACCCGCCGCTTCTTTGAATCTCTCACGGGCGACGAGGCCAAGGACAGCCAGCTCATCGGCCAGTTCGGCGTGGGTTTTTACTCCGCATTCATCGTCGCCGACAAGGTTACCCTGGAAACCCGCAAGGCCGGACTGGAGGCTGCCCAAGGCGTGCGCTGGGAATCTTCCGGCGAAGGCGATTACACGCTGGAAACCATCGAAAAACCGGAGCATGGAACGAAGATCACGCTGAATTTCCGCGAGGGCGAGGACGAGTTCCTGGACGGCTGGAAACTGCGCTCCATCATCCGCAAATTCTCCGATCACATTTCCCTGCCGATCCTGATGAAAAAGGAAGCCTACGGAGAAGAACAGCCGGCGGATGAATGGGAAACCGTCAACAGCGCTTCCGCCTTATGGGCCAAGAGCAAGGACGATATTTCCGAGGAACAGTACAACGAGTTCTACAAACACGTTTCCCACGACTTTCAGGAACCGCTGGCCCGTCTCCACAGCCGCGTCGAAGGCAACAACGAATACACCCTCCTCCTCTATATTCCGTCTCACGCGCCGTTCGACATGTGGGACCGCGACGCGAAACACGGCGTCAAGCTCTACGTGCGCAAGGTATTCATCATGGAAGGATCGGAAAAGCTGATGCCGCGCTATCTGCGCTTCATGCGCGGCGTCATCGACTCCGACTCCCTGCCCTTGAACGTTTCTAGGGAGATTCTTCAGGAAAACGCCCTGCTCGAGAAAATCCGTTCCGGCGCGGTCAAGAAAGTTCTCGGCCAGCTGGAAGACATGGCCAAGAACGAACCGGAAAAATACCAGGCTTTCTGGAAGGAATTCGGCCAGGTCATCAAGGAAGGCCCGATCGAAGACTTCAAGAATCGCGACCGCATCGCGAAACTGCTGCGGTTTTCCTCCACTCACAACGATTCGGAGGTCCAGAACGTTTCCCTGGAGGACTACATCGGCCGTATGAAGGAAGGCCAGGACAAGATTTATTACATTACAGCCGAAAGCTACGCGGCCGCCAAAAACAGCCCGCATCTCGAAATCTTCCGCCGCAAGGGACTGGAAGTCCTGTTGCTGCACGACCGGGTCGACGACTGGCTGGTCAGCTATCTCACTGATTTCGAAGGGAAGCACCTGGAATCGGTGGCGAAAGGGGATCTCGACCTAGGCGAACTGGCCGACGAAGAGGACAAGAAGCATACCGAGGAGGCCGGCAAGGCGTTTCAGCCGGTTATCGACAAAATCAAGCAAACCTTGGGCGATAAGATCAGCGATGTAAAAATCAGCGCGCGCTTGACCGATTCCCCGGCCTGCCTGGTCAGCGAGACTTACGGCATGAGCCGAACCATGGAGCGCATCATGAAATCGGCCGGGCAAAACGTTCCGAGCAGCAAACCGATTTTCGAGATCAACCCCGATCATCCGCTGGTGAACCGGCTCAAGGACGAGGCAGACGAATCGCGCTTCGCCGATCTGACCCATATCCTCTACGACCAAGCGATGCTGAGCGAAGGCGGACAACTGGAGGATGCGGCCGCGTTCGTCCGCCGATTGAACGGATTGCTGCAAAACGTCCTGCATTGA
- a CDS encoding WD40 repeat domain-containing protein — protein MNALLSFIQKLLIGLFAFGFGLLVLVGLFRCQGEEGGGEDAWKQAKAQDSIEGYLNYLRDCQSCPHEEDAEKALDRLQREHGLVARLERRHLPVRAGIASPVFSPDGREILSVVGTQLYFWNSTTGQRVVRAKGDFQAMGRRSFEAVAYSPDARAIAAGMSDAESGYLVLLDSKTGEVLSEHAVEWYDVKAVAFSPAGGSVGWITHGPTGIWEPSTGKILRATHEGANSLAFVRRDDGKALLVTASGRDVWFWDAASMEIVKQSQLNTERALLGLSQDGLLVGFREGPILELWDTRLGTPVATLPDHDGDITGFCRDERKGWIAVGTNNGNLYLWNLADDQKLGSILAHDGPIVQIACSKQGRVITNGWDATKVWDLEKLRFSTQK, from the coding sequence ATGAATGCACTTTTATCCTTCATCCAAAAATTGCTGATCGGGTTGTTCGCGTTCGGTTTCGGTCTGCTGGTGCTGGTCGGCCTGTTCCGTTGCCAGGGCGAAGAGGGGGGGGGTGAAGACGCCTGGAAGCAGGCCAAGGCGCAAGATAGCATCGAAGGGTATTTGAACTATTTGCGCGACTGCCAGTCTTGTCCGCATGAAGAAGACGCCGAAAAGGCCCTGGACCGGCTTCAGCGCGAGCACGGGCTGGTGGCCCGGCTGGAACGGAGGCATTTGCCGGTACGCGCCGGAATCGCCTCTCCGGTCTTTTCCCCTGACGGGCGAGAGATCCTGAGCGTGGTCGGCACCCAGCTCTATTTTTGGAATTCGACCACCGGGCAGCGGGTGGTTCGCGCCAAAGGCGACTTTCAAGCCATGGGCAGGCGGTCTTTCGAAGCCGTGGCCTATTCACCGGACGCCCGCGCGATCGCCGCCGGTATGTCCGATGCCGAGAGCGGATATCTGGTGCTATTGGATTCCAAGACCGGCGAAGTTCTCTCCGAGCATGCGGTCGAGTGGTACGACGTGAAGGCGGTCGCCTTTTCGCCGGCAGGCGGATCCGTTGGATGGATCACCCATGGGCCAACCGGAATCTGGGAGCCTTCCACCGGAAAAATCCTGCGGGCGACGCATGAAGGAGCGAACTCTCTGGCATTCGTTCGCAGGGACGACGGCAAGGCCTTGCTGGTCACCGCCTCTGGCAGGGACGTCTGGTTTTGGGATGCGGCATCCATGGAGATCGTCAAACAATCGCAACTCAATACCGAGCGAGCTCTTTTAGGCTTAAGCCAGGATGGTCTGTTGGTGGGGTTCCGCGAAGGACCTATTCTCGAACTCTGGGATACGCGATTGGGTACGCCGGTCGCGACATTGCCCGACCATGACGGCGACATCACCGGATTTTGCCGCGACGAACGCAAAGGCTGGATCGCGGTGGGTACGAACAACGGCAATCTTTACCTTTGGAATTTGGCGGACGACCAAAAGCTGGGGAGCATTCTCGCGCACGATGGTCCCATCGTGCAGATCGCGTGCTCGAAGCAGGGCAGGGTGATCACCAATGGCTGGGATGCCACCAAGGTTTGGGACCTTGAAAAGTTGCGTTTCTCGACGCAGAAGTAA
- a CDS encoding DUF2934 domain-containing protein yields the protein MARKALKAVEDISEESTQDSPRSSAPFTEDTINQKIAEAAYYRAERRGFAPGYEIEDWLEAEKEIRSGSFD from the coding sequence ATGGCTAGGAAAGCGCTGAAAGCCGTAGAAGATATTTCGGAAGAATCGACACAGGATTCTCCTCGCAGTTCCGCTCCATTCACTGAAGATACGATCAACCAGAAGATTGCCGAGGCCGCGTATTATCGAGCCGAAAGGCGGGGCTTTGCGCCTGGGTATGAAATTGAAGACTGGCTAGAGGCCGAAAAGGAAATCAGATCGGGCTCTTTCGACTAA
- a CDS encoding translocation/assembly module TamB domain-containing protein, which produces MKRLTAALLTVFLILAVFGYLLLATEVGLNWLVRVAERSFDQLKVGRAAGSVLHGFSLQKLDYRAEDLRVELQEIKVEWQPKALPTGVLQVDVVHFEGVRILQSEATVKTSESVKWPDLRLPFEVAINEIEVLDANWQSSETAEPIRFERIEAALNLRDGRIAVERLSAKTPEAEATISGTLASAEQPPIELDTAWTLTLPNRPEIEAAGTITGDLDRIAIVQRISAPTPMSVTADVAIGADAVAWSAEVDLPEFPLDRIDPGWEAWPFSARLKGEGSRREAKVAGDFALRLPDVGRAEGRLDLNYRAPGELELKTFALALPETGTEAVASGQVRNVLGTPEFALDARWKNLLWPPRPDAEWRSPEGRLAASGTRDDVRVELGGRIKDQRVEAGGNIGFPADGVVFRNVRVNSASTVAAIDGAWGARSNLRWTLESGDLGVWLPGAEGWVRSKGRLEGTSSAPAVEAELNASGIKFRNYGARELSLTLKAGSEPKAPLIFDLRGNGVRVDAYTADIGLSGRGSRERHGLTGRIESPPHALAFEAEGGIRENAWSGLLTRFELKEPRTGTWMLRDPAGLKLAGAESGIEELCLINRDALWCLQGNTRKAGEWWISTRVSGFPLSILETEAPKAVPISGVLNGSAAFRGRNQLIEKGLLELDAEGIAFDIRVEPSKNVRIKPETASVYADLAGGTLAMRLRIRQTGLAEIQGNFESRGPFRLAGFEDLPVSGQLTANLETLAVFEPWLEEIEGLKGSLTAEVGIDGTAGAPRLNLRASVPDAGFRVPQLGIEVAPLTLQASSLDEQQIRLEGSAQSGGGSVRLSGLWRLDAGAGWPLTLNLEGTRFLGVDTPEAKVLLSPNLDITAERERIDVRGRVDVPEAQINVPEKEQAVTPSEDVVLMDGQAGEGETGFKVHGDVEIRLGDKIQVKAAGFRGRVDGKVSIVQEPGEEARGTGQIVVHDGIYSFYGTDLTIDEGRLLFTNSPVDNPGLDVLVTRKLDDVVAGVRVLGSLKTPNVTLYSTPPLPDADVLAYLVAGKPLDFTPSEDGDKLRDAASALGGAAGSLLAREITSRFGLGGILDEIGIGAPRGTESTSLFLGKYLTPRLYLQYGLGLFQSSNTVRLRYKLNKHWRLQSETGEESGADVLFEWER; this is translated from the coding sequence ATGAAACGCTTGACGGCAGCGCTCTTGACGGTGTTTCTGATCCTGGCCGTATTCGGCTATCTGCTGCTCGCGACCGAGGTCGGCCTGAACTGGCTGGTTCGCGTAGCCGAGCGCAGCTTCGATCAGCTGAAAGTCGGCCGCGCGGCGGGATCGGTGTTGCACGGCTTTTCTCTGCAGAAGCTGGATTATCGGGCGGAGGATCTGCGCGTCGAGCTCCAAGAAATCAAGGTCGAATGGCAGCCGAAGGCCTTGCCGACGGGAGTCTTGCAAGTCGACGTGGTGCATTTTGAAGGCGTTCGTATCCTGCAGTCGGAAGCGACGGTCAAAACGTCCGAATCTGTAAAATGGCCCGATCTGCGCTTGCCGTTCGAGGTGGCGATCAACGAAATAGAGGTCCTGGACGCCAACTGGCAGTCTTCGGAAACGGCGGAACCGATCCGTTTCGAGCGGATCGAAGCGGCCTTGAATCTCCGGGATGGTCGAATTGCGGTTGAAAGGCTCAGCGCAAAAACACCGGAGGCCGAGGCAACGATCAGCGGAACCCTGGCTTCCGCCGAACAGCCGCCGATTGAACTCGACACGGCATGGACATTGACGCTGCCGAACCGGCCTGAAATCGAAGCCGCCGGAACGATAACGGGCGACCTGGATCGGATTGCGATTGTGCAACGGATCAGCGCTCCGACCCCGATGAGCGTAACGGCGGATGTGGCTATCGGAGCAGATGCCGTTGCCTGGAGCGCCGAGGTCGACCTGCCTGAATTTCCCCTGGACCGGATTGATCCGGGCTGGGAGGCGTGGCCGTTTTCCGCGCGCTTAAAGGGCGAGGGCAGCCGCCGCGAAGCAAAAGTAGCGGGTGATTTTGCCCTGCGTCTGCCGGACGTGGGCCGCGCGGAGGGACGCTTGGACCTGAATTACCGGGCCCCCGGCGAGTTGGAGCTGAAAACCTTCGCGCTGGCGCTTCCCGAGACCGGAACGGAAGCCGTCGCGTCCGGACAGGTCCGGAACGTTTTGGGAACGCCGGAATTCGCTCTGGATGCCCGATGGAAGAATCTGCTCTGGCCGCCGCGGCCGGATGCCGAATGGCGCAGCCCGGAAGGGCGCCTGGCGGCGAGTGGTACCCGGGATGACGTCCGGGTCGAACTTGGCGGGCGGATAAAGGATCAGCGGGTCGAGGCGGGCGGAAATATCGGCTTTCCGGCGGATGGTGTGGTTTTCCGGAACGTCCGGGTGAACAGCGCGTCCACGGTCGCGGCGATAGACGGTGCTTGGGGAGCCCGATCCAATCTCCGCTGGACGCTTGAATCCGGCGATTTGGGCGTCTGGCTGCCGGGAGCCGAAGGCTGGGTGAGGAGTAAGGGGCGGCTGGAAGGAACTTCATCGGCGCCTGCCGTCGAAGCGGAATTGAATGCCTCCGGTATAAAATTCCGCAACTACGGCGCGCGGGAACTCAGCCTGACGCTCAAAGCGGGTTCCGAGCCGAAGGCGCCGCTGATTTTCGATCTTCGCGGAAATGGGGTCCGCGTCGACGCTTACACCGCGGACATCGGTCTTTCCGGTCGCGGCAGCCGGGAAAGACACGGATTGACCGGACGAATCGAAAGTCCGCCCCATGCACTGGCTTTCGAAGCCGAAGGCGGGATTCGCGAAAATGCCTGGAGCGGCCTGCTGACCCGGTTCGAGCTCAAGGAACCCCGGACGGGTACCTGGATGCTGCGTGACCCCGCCGGCCTGAAACTCGCAGGTGCGGAAAGCGGGATCGAGGAACTCTGTTTGATCAACCGCGACGCCCTCTGGTGCCTGCAAGGCAACACCCGGAAAGCGGGCGAATGGTGGATTTCGACCCGGGTGTCCGGTTTCCCGTTGAGCATCCTGGAGACGGAAGCGCCGAAGGCTGTGCCGATCTCGGGCGTGCTGAACGGAAGCGCCGCTTTCCGCGGCAGAAACCAGCTGATCGAAAAAGGCCTACTGGAACTCGACGCGGAAGGTATCGCGTTCGACATCCGGGTCGAGCCCTCGAAGAATGTTCGAATCAAACCGGAGACGGCCTCGGTATATGCCGATCTTGCCGGCGGAACGCTGGCCATGCGGCTCAGAATACGCCAGACCGGCCTCGCGGAGATTCAAGGCAACTTTGAAAGCCGGGGGCCTTTCCGCCTGGCCGGGTTCGAAGATCTGCCGGTATCGGGGCAGCTGACCGCGAATCTGGAAACGCTGGCGGTGTTCGAGCCCTGGCTCGAGGAGATCGAAGGCTTGAAAGGCTCGCTCACGGCCGAAGTCGGGATAGACGGCACAGCCGGAGCGCCCCGGCTGAATCTCAGGGCGAGCGTACCCGATGCAGGGTTTCGCGTGCCGCAGCTGGGCATAGAAGTCGCACCCCTGACGCTGCAGGCGAGTTCTCTGGATGAACAGCAGATTCGGCTCGAAGGGAGCGCGCAGTCCGGAGGAGGCAGCGTACGGCTGAGCGGGCTGTGGCGACTCGACGCCGGGGCGGGCTGGCCGCTGACTCTGAATCTGGAAGGAACGCGGTTTCTCGGCGTCGATACGCCGGAAGCCAAGGTTCTGTTATCGCCGAATCTCGATATCACGGCCGAACGGGAGCGGATCGACGTGCGGGGAAGAGTGGATGTCCCCGAAGCTCAGATCAACGTTCCCGAGAAAGAGCAGGCCGTTACCCCGTCCGAGGACGTGGTGCTGATGGACGGCCAGGCGGGCGAAGGCGAAACCGGCTTCAAAGTCCATGGCGACGTGGAAATCCGCCTGGGCGACAAGATTCAAGTCAAAGCCGCGGGCTTTCGCGGCAGAGTCGACGGCAAGGTGAGCATCGTCCAGGAGCCGGGCGAGGAGGCTCGCGGAACCGGGCAAATCGTCGTTCACGATGGCATCTATTCTTTCTACGGAACTGACTTGACCATAGATGAGGGCCGCCTGCTTTTCACGAATTCGCCGGTGGACAACCCCGGACTGGATGTTCTCGTTACACGCAAGCTGGACGACGTGGTGGCCGGTGTTCGGGTGCTGGGCTCTCTCAAGACGCCGAACGTCACGCTCTACTCGACACCGCCGTTACCGGACGCCGACGTTCTCGCATACCTGGTTGCCGGGAAACCTCTGGACTTTACGCCGAGCGAGGATGGCGACAAACTGAGGGATGCCGCGTCCGCACTCGGCGGAGCGGCGGGCAGCTTGCTTGCGCGCGAAATCACCAGCCGCTTCGGATTGGGCGGCATTTTGGACGAAATAGGCATTGGAGCGCCTAGAGGGACTGAAAGTACGTCGCTGTTTCTGGGAAAATATCTGACGCCGCGGCTATATCTGCAATACGGTCTCGGCTTGTTCCAGTCGAGCAATACCGTCAGATTGCGTTATAAGCTGAATAAGCATTGGCGGCTCCAATCGGAGACCGGCGAGGAGAGCGGTGCGGACGTTCTTTTTGAATGGGAAAGATAG